A single window of Bombyx mori chromosome 17, ASM3026992v2 DNA harbors:
- the LOC101737980 gene encoding beta-1,4-N-acetylgalactosaminyltransferase bre-4 produces MPKCSLKNRLLQLRLSTCVTTVLCLVAIINFFSFYGKYNYSHINPQDIPNQLYKEIASNIVLKKSKPDCEFENILKSTKTTDSWDAPKKNENFKANNIVNGSYVPEECNPMFSVAVIVTYRNRQKHLDVFLPYMHNFLRKQQLHYKIYLIEQEDKKPWNKGLLYNIGAKRAIAEKFPCLILHDVDLLPLDESNLYACLNNPRHMSASIDKFRYVLTYDYLVGGVLAITADQFVKVNGFSNRFEGWGGEDDDFYERLSAHGFNVVRFPPRMSRYTMLVHPQEPKNSRRHQIMAENLHTKSHDGYDSVHYQTVDERQQKLFTQLRVKL; encoded by the exons ATGCCCAAATGTTCATTGAAAAACCG ACTACTGCAACTACGGCTGAGCACTTGTGTAACAACAGTACTATGTTTAGTGGCAAttataaatttcttttcattCTACGGAAAATACAATTACTCTCATATAAATCCACAAGACATACCCAATCAATTGTATAAAGAAATAGCTTCAAACATAGTTTTGAAAAAGTCGAAACCAGACTGTGAGTTTGAGAATATTTTGAAAAGTACAAAAACTACAGACAGCTGGGATGCGCCGAAGAAGAATGAAAACTTCAAAGCCAACAATATTGTTAACGGTAGCTATGTTCCTGAAGAATGCAACCCAATGTTCAGTGTGGCCGTGATAGTTACATACAGGAACAGACAAAAACACCTGGATGTCTTTCTACCATACATGCACAACTTTTTGAGGAAGCAACAATTGCATTATAA AATATACTTAATTGAACAAGAAGATAAAAAACCATGGAACAAAGGCTTGCTTTACAATATCGGTGCCAAAAGGGCCATAGCCGAAAAATTCCCCTGCCTCATATTGCACGATGTGGATCTTCTACCATTAGATGAAAGCAATCTCTATGCCTGCCTGAACAACCCGCGACACATGAGCGCCAGCATAGACAAGTTCAGATACGTCCTGACTTACGATTATCTAGTCGGTGGAGTGTTGGCGATAACGGCGGACCAGTTCGTGAAGGTTAATGGGTTTTCTAACAGATTCGAAGGATGGGGCGGAGAAGATGATGACTTTTACGAAAGACTGTCTGCGCACGGATTCAACGTTGTGAG GTTCCCACCTCGCATGTCGCGATATACCATGTTGGTTCACCCTCAGGAGCCAAAGAACTCGAGAAGACATCAAATTATGGCCGAAAATCTCCATACGAAAAGTCACGACGGCTACGACTCCGTGCACTACCAGACTGTAGACGAAAGACAACAGAAACTGTTCACCCAACTGCGAGTCAAGTTATGA